Proteins encoded together in one Triticum dicoccoides isolate Atlit2015 ecotype Zavitan chromosome 7B, WEW_v2.0, whole genome shotgun sequence window:
- the LOC119338275 gene encoding bidirectional sugar transporter SWEET6b-like: MVSADVARNIVGIIGNLISFGLFLSPVPTFWRICKAKNVEEFKPDPYLATLMNCLLWFFYGLPIVHPNSTLVLTINGIGLVIEGAYIIIFIIYAAKNTRWKMLGVLAIQAAFMAAVVAGVLVGAHTHEKRSMIVGILCVIFGSIMYASLLTIMGRVIKTKSVEYMPFFLSLVNFLNGLCWTGYALIKFDIYITIPNALGTIFGLIQLILYGYYYKSTPKKGKNVELATVLTKSVVTSGNVSVTIEK, translated from the exons ATGGTTTCCGCCGACGTGGCCCGCAACATCGTCGGCATCATTGGCAATCTCATCTCCTTTGGACTCTTCCTCTCCCCTGT GCCGACGTTCTGGCGTATCTGCAAGGCCAAGAACGTGGAGGAGTTCAAGCCGGACCCCTACCTGGCGACGCTCATGAACTGCCTGCTCTGGTTCTTCTACGGGCTCCCTATCGTCCACCCCAACAGCACCCTCGTCCTCACCATCAACGGCATCGGCCTCGTCATCGAGGGCGcctacatcatcatcttcatcatctacgCGGCCAAGAACACAAGG TGGAAGATGCTCGGCGTGCTCGCCATCCAGGCGGCGTTCATGGCTGCCGTGGTGGCCGGTGTGCTCGTCGGCGCCCACACCCATGAGAAGCGCTCCATGATCGTAGGCATCCTTTGCGTCATCTTTGGCTCCATCATGTACGCCTCCCTGCTCACCATCAtg GGTAGAGTGATCAAGACCAAGAGTGTGGAGTACATGCCATTCTTCCTGTCGCTGGTAAACTTCCTCAACGGTCTCTGCTGGACGGGCTATGCGCTAATCAAATTTGACATCTACATCacg ATCCCCAATGCGCTTGGTACAATCTTCGGCCTCATTCAGTTGATCCTCTACGGGTACTACTACAAATCTACCCCCAAGAAGGGCAAGAATGTTGAACTGGCCACCGTCCTCACCAAAAGCGTCGTTACCAGCGGCAACGTCTCCGTCACCATAGAAAAATAA